One genomic region from Thermodesulforhabdaceae bacterium encodes:
- a CDS encoding 2-oxo acid dehydrogenase subunit E2, with the protein NERGIARALTGTGHDLGMATCAIAVTADWWQIKPPLPGTVAALTLSEAQLKPVALGDTTIAVGAVAHLSLCYDARVLDHPTAMAFLNALCRRLGVRPLAEPQEDEVGLVSSGIA; encoded by the coding sequence AACGAACGTGGCATTGCCCGCGCCTTGACCGGAACGGGTCACGATCTGGGGATGGCAACCTGTGCGATTGCCGTTACTGCTGATTGGTGGCAGATCAAGCCGCCCTTGCCGGGAACGGTAGCAGCATTGACGCTGAGCGAAGCGCAGCTTAAGCCGGTGGCCCTCGGTGATACGACGATTGCAGTCGGGGCAGTGGCACACCTGAGCCTCTGCTACGATGCGCGGGTGCTTGATCATCCGACGGCGATGGCATTTCTGAACGCGCTCTGTCGGCGGCTCGGTGTCAGGCCGCTAGCCGAACCGCAAGAGGATGAGGTCGG